A window of Hymenobacter aerilatus contains these coding sequences:
- a CDS encoding flavin reductase family protein, with amino-acid sequence MNFVYSILLVFYTLPMPHITAADIESYEKIYRLNLINSITGYKPANLIGTASPEGQTNLAIFSSVLHLGSNPPLLGMVTRPTSVPRHTYSNIQHTGCYTINHVPAAYVAQAHYTSANFPAEESEFDACGFTPVYRDDFPAPYVQESQISIGLRLQEEIEIKANGTRLLVGAVEHIYLSEAVLQPDGSLHLHEADDVCISGLDGYHRVTPLATFAYARAGQGPQPKQE; translated from the coding sequence TTGAATTTCGTATACAGTATCCTGCTTGTCTTCTACACCCTACCCATGCCCCACATCACCGCCGCCGATATCGAGTCGTATGAGAAGATCTATCGGCTCAACCTCATCAACTCCATAACCGGGTATAAGCCCGCCAATCTTATCGGCACGGCCTCGCCCGAGGGGCAGACTAACTTGGCTATTTTCAGCTCGGTGCTGCATTTGGGCTCCAACCCGCCGCTGTTGGGTATGGTCACGCGCCCTACCTCGGTGCCGCGCCATACTTACTCCAATATTCAGCATACAGGGTGCTATACTATCAATCATGTGCCCGCTGCCTATGTGGCGCAGGCGCACTACACCTCCGCCAACTTCCCAGCCGAAGAGTCGGAGTTTGATGCGTGCGGGTTCACACCCGTGTATCGCGATGATTTTCCGGCTCCTTATGTGCAGGAAAGTCAGATTAGCATAGGCCTGCGCTTGCAGGAAGAAATCGAAATCAAAGCCAACGGCACCCGGCTGCTAGTAGGGGCGGTAGAGCACATCTACCTGTCCGAGGCGGTGCTACAGCCAGATGGTTCACTGCACTTGCATGAGGCCGACGACGTGTGCATTTCCGGCCTCGACGGCTACCACCGCGTGACGCCGCTGGCCACGTTTGCCTACGCCCGCGCCGGGCAGGGGCCGCAGCCCAAGCAGGAGTAG
- a CDS encoding DUF4126 family protein, translating to MKNKFWQTLGLATVASMRSMTAPALLSKSLVKHKSPYLGDSPLRFMQSPITANVLSVLAGAELIGDKQPEADDRTAPTVLPSRAVAGALIGAVVYKSQKGSALTGALLGSVAAVATSYATLAFRKQLISSTKQPVLAGVIEDSIAVSSGLAILQGRKGTKLTKADKEANTKAKQAAKARQMS from the coding sequence ATGAAAAATAAATTCTGGCAAACGCTGGGGCTGGCTACTGTGGCCAGCATGCGCAGCATGACGGCCCCGGCCTTGCTGAGCAAATCGTTGGTAAAACATAAATCTCCCTACCTCGGCGACTCGCCGCTGCGCTTTATGCAGTCGCCCATCACCGCCAACGTGCTGTCGGTGCTAGCTGGCGCTGAGCTGATAGGTGATAAGCAACCTGAGGCCGACGACCGTACGGCGCCTACCGTGCTACCCAGCCGGGCCGTAGCAGGTGCTCTGATTGGGGCCGTTGTATACAAGTCGCAGAAGGGCAGTGCCCTCACCGGCGCGCTGCTAGGCAGTGTAGCGGCCGTGGCTACCAGCTACGCTACCTTAGCTTTCCGCAAGCAGCTCATCAGCAGCACCAAACAGCCTGTTTTGGCGGGGGTTATTGAGGATAGTATTGCTGTAAGCAGCGGCCTAGCCATTCTGCAAGGTCGCAAAGGCACCAAGCTTACTAAAGCCGATAAGGAAGCCAACACCAAGGCCAAACAAGCCGCCAAAGCCCGGCAGATGAGCTAA
- a CDS encoding adenine nucleotide alpha hydrolase, translated as MALVTTMSWSGGKDSALALYYLLRDNRYQVAHLLTNVNAHYDRVSMHGVRVELLEAQARCLALPLHQVCLPEAPSMAEYEQHTQAALQELQAEGATHVAFGDIFLEDLRAYREQQLTQLALQAVFPLWQRPTLELLREYLTLGFRAVVVCVNEAYLDCSFCGRLLDEDFLRDLPAGVDPCGENGEYHTFLFDAPYFQQPITFQRGDIVRRTYPAPVSEAPLSAFWYCDILLNEE; from the coding sequence ATGGCACTTGTAACAACCATGAGCTGGAGCGGCGGCAAAGATTCGGCCTTGGCGCTCTACTACCTGCTGCGCGACAACCGTTACCAGGTAGCCCACCTGCTCACCAACGTAAACGCACACTACGACCGCGTATCCATGCACGGTGTGCGGGTAGAACTGCTGGAAGCGCAGGCCCGGTGCCTGGCCCTACCCCTGCACCAAGTGTGCCTACCCGAAGCGCCCAGCATGGCCGAATACGAGCAGCATACACAGGCCGCGTTGCAGGAACTGCAGGCAGAGGGTGCTACGCATGTGGCGTTTGGAGATATTTTTCTGGAAGATTTGCGCGCCTACCGCGAGCAGCAGCTCACTCAGCTAGCCCTGCAGGCCGTGTTTCCGCTGTGGCAACGCCCTACCCTTGAGCTGCTGCGCGAGTACCTGACGCTGGGTTTTCGAGCTGTAGTGGTATGCGTAAACGAGGCCTACCTCGACTGTAGCTTCTGCGGCCGCCTGCTCGACGAGGATTTTCTGCGAGACCTACCTGCCGGCGTAGACCCCTGCGGCGAAAATGGTGAGTACCACACCTTTCTCTTCGATGCGCCCTACTTCCAGCAACCCATCACCTTCCAGCGCGGCGACATTGTGCGGCGCACCTACCCTGCTCCGGTAAGCGAAGCTCCGCTCAGCGCCTTTTGGTATTGCGATATTTTGCTGAATGAGGAGTAA
- a CDS encoding thiol-disulfide oxidoreductase DCC family protein: protein MPQPPAVILFDGVCNLCNGFVQFVIARDAQAHFQFASLQSGVGQALLATHGAVVAATPETVVLVENGRVFTHSEAVLRIMRHLPGWRWLYALRVVPRKLRDAAYRWVASHRYRWFGREEACWLPTPALRARFL from the coding sequence ATGCCCCAACCACCTGCTGTCATTCTGTTTGATGGAGTCTGCAACCTGTGCAATGGCTTCGTCCAATTCGTTATTGCCCGCGACGCGCAAGCCCATTTCCAGTTTGCCTCGTTGCAGTCGGGGGTAGGGCAGGCGCTGCTGGCTACGCATGGTGCCGTGGTAGCAGCCACACCCGAGACCGTAGTACTGGTGGAAAATGGGCGTGTATTTACGCACTCGGAGGCGGTGCTGCGTATTATGCGGCATCTGCCTGGCTGGCGGTGGCTATACGCGTTGCGGGTGGTGCCGCGCAAGCTGCGCGATGCCGCCTACCGTTGGGTAGCGAGCCATCGGTACCGTTGGTTTGGTCGGGAGGAAGCCTGTTGGCTACCTACCCCAGCGCTCCGGGCGCGTTTCCTATAG
- a CDS encoding zinc-binding dehydrogenase, protein MQALILDGVNQTLQLREVPTPTPGPGEALVRLHAAALNHRDVWIQKGQYAGLKFPIILGSDGAGTVAELGEGADEALRNQAVLINPGMHWGDNLAAQAKEFQILGLPHDGTFGEYACVPARYVHPLPEHLSFAQAAALPLGGVTAYRALFTRAHLQAGERVLVSGVGGGVALLALQMAVASGAEVWVTSSSDEKIKQAQALGAKGGISYQAENWPATLAKQVGGGFDVIIDSAAGPGFNNLLDAAAPGGRIVFYGATQGDIPAVPARKIFWKQLTILGSTMGTEEDFAGLLQFVSEKKMVPVIDKTFPLAEGEAALRHMDDGAQFGKIVLEIVPA, encoded by the coding sequence ATGCAAGCTCTTATTCTGGATGGGGTCAATCAGACCCTGCAACTCCGCGAAGTTCCTACCCCTACCCCCGGCCCCGGCGAGGCACTGGTACGGCTGCACGCCGCCGCCCTCAACCACCGCGACGTCTGGATTCAAAAAGGTCAGTACGCCGGACTGAAGTTTCCTATCATTCTGGGCTCTGATGGTGCCGGTACCGTGGCAGAGCTAGGCGAAGGCGCCGACGAAGCCCTGCGGAATCAAGCGGTCCTCATCAACCCGGGCATGCACTGGGGCGATAATCTCGCTGCGCAGGCCAAGGAGTTTCAGATTTTGGGTCTGCCCCACGATGGTACCTTCGGCGAATACGCGTGTGTGCCGGCCCGCTACGTGCACCCGTTGCCAGAGCACTTGAGCTTTGCACAAGCGGCAGCGCTGCCACTAGGTGGCGTCACGGCGTATCGGGCGCTGTTTACCCGCGCCCACCTACAAGCCGGCGAGCGGGTGCTGGTGTCGGGGGTAGGCGGGGGCGTGGCCCTGCTGGCCCTGCAAATGGCCGTAGCCAGTGGCGCCGAGGTGTGGGTAACATCCAGCTCAGACGAGAAGATAAAACAGGCCCAGGCGCTGGGCGCCAAGGGCGGTATCAGCTACCAAGCCGAAAACTGGCCCGCTACCCTCGCCAAGCAAGTCGGCGGCGGCTTCGATGTCATCATCGACAGCGCCGCCGGTCCGGGCTTCAACAATCTGCTGGACGCAGCGGCGCCCGGTGGGCGCATCGTGTTCTACGGAGCCACGCAAGGCGATATTCCGGCAGTGCCGGCCCGCAAGATTTTCTGGAAACAGCTGACTATACTGGGCTCTACCATGGGCACTGAGGAGGACTTTGCTGGGCTGTTGCAGTTCGTGAGCGAGAAAAAGATGGTACCCGTTATTGACAAAACGTTTCCACTGGCAGAAGGCGAAGCCGCCCTGCGCCACATGGACGACGGCGCGCAATTCGGTAAGATTGTACTGGAGATCGTACCAGCTTGA
- the rfaD gene encoding ADP-glyceromanno-heptose 6-epimerase has translation MIVVTGAAGFIASCLVTRLNAANFNDIVVVDNFAVERKLPNLSGKRLKEYVDRNEFFDWLEEHHEQVEFIFHLGARTDTTEQNRDVLALLNLDYSKQMWQACCRYQLPLVYASSAATYGLGTVGYDDDEALLHLLQPLNAYGDSKNDFDKWAVAQPEKPFFWAGLKFFNVYGPNEYHKGRMASVILHAYQQIQQTGSMTLFRSHNPNYADGEQKRDFIYVKDVVEVCYFLMQTRQHSGIYNLGTGEARTFLDLALNTFAALGRTADIQFQDTPEVIRDKYQYFTQANMQKLRSIGYEQPFTRLEDGIADYVQNYLVPSKHM, from the coding sequence ATGATCGTAGTTACTGGCGCGGCCGGCTTCATTGCCAGCTGCCTCGTCACCCGCCTCAACGCCGCCAATTTCAACGACATTGTGGTGGTCGATAATTTTGCCGTGGAGCGCAAGTTGCCCAACCTGAGCGGCAAACGTTTGAAAGAATACGTAGACCGCAACGAGTTTTTCGACTGGTTGGAGGAGCACCATGAGCAGGTGGAATTCATCTTTCACCTGGGCGCCCGCACCGACACCACCGAGCAAAATCGCGACGTGCTGGCTTTGCTGAACCTCGACTACTCCAAACAAATGTGGCAGGCGTGCTGCCGCTACCAGTTGCCCTTGGTATACGCCTCCTCGGCAGCTACCTATGGCCTGGGCACCGTGGGCTACGACGACGACGAAGCCCTGCTGCACTTGCTACAGCCGCTGAATGCCTACGGCGACTCGAAAAACGACTTCGACAAATGGGCGGTGGCACAACCAGAAAAGCCCTTTTTCTGGGCCGGACTGAAGTTTTTCAACGTGTACGGCCCCAACGAGTACCATAAGGGCCGTATGGCTTCCGTGATTCTGCATGCCTACCAGCAGATTCAGCAAACCGGCTCCATGACGCTGTTCCGCTCCCACAACCCCAACTACGCCGATGGGGAGCAGAAGCGCGATTTCATCTATGTGAAGGATGTGGTGGAAGTTTGCTATTTCCTGATGCAGACGCGCCAGCACTCCGGGATTTACAACCTGGGCACCGGCGAGGCGCGCACGTTCCTCGATCTGGCCCTAAACACCTTTGCCGCCCTGGGCCGCACCGCCGATATCCAGTTTCAGGATACGCCCGAAGTGATTCGCGACAAATACCAGTATTTCACGCAGGCTAACATGCAGAAGCTGCGCAGCATCGGGTACGAACAACCATTCACGCGGCTGGAAGACGGCATTGCGGACTACGTACAGAATTACCTGGTTCCTAGTAAGCATATGTAG